In Strix uralensis isolate ZFMK-TIS-50842 chromosome 7, bStrUra1, whole genome shotgun sequence, the following proteins share a genomic window:
- the UBTD1 gene encoding ubiquitin domain-containing protein 1 isoform X1 — MTIPAARTSTQAWWPQQCGVMVPAVSFRLAVTATPLPSRGRCRLRPYSVLRCCKSLLPSTVTAESAALAAAGCPRSSGESGRNEPLKKERPKWKSDYPMTDGQLRSKRDEFWDTAPAFEGRKEIWDALKAAAYAVEANDHSLAQAILDGASITLPHGSLTECYDELGNRYQLPVYCLAPPVNLILERSEEEAAEPAEPLPNARREFALKVRLSTGKDLRLNASMGDTIGQLKKQLQAQEGIDLAWQRWFFSGKLLTDRTRLQETKIQKDFVVQVIVNQPLPPRN, encoded by the exons ATGACGATCCCAGCTGCAAGGACATCTACCCAAGCCTGGTGGCCACAGCAGTGTGGAGTCATGGTCCCAGCCGTGTCCTTCAGGCTGGCTGTGACTGCTACTCCACTGCCCTCCCGGGGCAGGTGCCGTCTCCGACCTTACTCTGTCCTGCGGTGCTGCAAatccctcctgcccagcaccgTGACTGCTGAATCGGCAGCGCTGGCTGCAGCCGGCTGTCCTCGCTCCTCCGGGGAATCAG GCCGCAATGAGCCCCTGAAGAAGGAGCGTCCCAAGTGGAAGAGTGACTACCCCATGACGGATGGGCAGCTGCGTAGCAAGCGCGATGAATTTTGGGACACAGCACCCGCCTTCGAGGGCCGCAAGGAGATCTGGGACGCCCTGAAGGCAGCTGCCTATGCTGTGGAGGCCAACGACCACAGCCTGGCCCAGGCCATCCTAGATGGAGCCAGCATCACCCTGCCCCACG GGTCCCTGACGGAGTGCTACGATGAACTGGGCAACCGGTACCAGCTGCCCGTCTACTGCCTGGCACCTCCTGTCAACCTCATCCTggagaggagtgaggaggaggcagcggAGCCAGCTGAGCCCCTGCCCAACGCCCGGCGGGAGTTTGCCCTCAAAGTGCGACTCTCCACCGGCAAGGACCTGCGGCTCAACGCCAGCATGGGTGACACCATCGGGCAGctgaagaagcagctgcaggCACAGGAGGGCATCGACCTGGCCTGGCAGCGCTGGTTTTTCTCAGGCAAGCTGCTCACTGACCGCACACGGCTGCAAGAGACCAAGATCCAGAAGGATTTTGTCGTGCAAGTAATTGTCAACCAGCCTCTGCCACCCAGGAACTGA
- the UBTD1 gene encoding ubiquitin domain-containing protein 1 isoform X2, producing the protein MGGCVGRQRRERPAAGNPRKRAGRNEPLKKERPKWKSDYPMTDGQLRSKRDEFWDTAPAFEGRKEIWDALKAAAYAVEANDHSLAQAILDGASITLPHGSLTECYDELGNRYQLPVYCLAPPVNLILERSEEEAAEPAEPLPNARREFALKVRLSTGKDLRLNASMGDTIGQLKKQLQAQEGIDLAWQRWFFSGKLLTDRTRLQETKIQKDFVVQVIVNQPLPPRN; encoded by the exons ATGGGCGGCTGCGTGGGGCGGCAGCGCCGGGAGCGGCCCGCCGCCGGGAATCCCCGCAAGCGAGCAG GCCGCAATGAGCCCCTGAAGAAGGAGCGTCCCAAGTGGAAGAGTGACTACCCCATGACGGATGGGCAGCTGCGTAGCAAGCGCGATGAATTTTGGGACACAGCACCCGCCTTCGAGGGCCGCAAGGAGATCTGGGACGCCCTGAAGGCAGCTGCCTATGCTGTGGAGGCCAACGACCACAGCCTGGCCCAGGCCATCCTAGATGGAGCCAGCATCACCCTGCCCCACG GGTCCCTGACGGAGTGCTACGATGAACTGGGCAACCGGTACCAGCTGCCCGTCTACTGCCTGGCACCTCCTGTCAACCTCATCCTggagaggagtgaggaggaggcagcggAGCCAGCTGAGCCCCTGCCCAACGCCCGGCGGGAGTTTGCCCTCAAAGTGCGACTCTCCACCGGCAAGGACCTGCGGCTCAACGCCAGCATGGGTGACACCATCGGGCAGctgaagaagcagctgcaggCACAGGAGGGCATCGACCTGGCCTGGCAGCGCTGGTTTTTCTCAGGCAAGCTGCTCACTGACCGCACACGGCTGCAAGAGACCAAGATCCAGAAGGATTTTGTCGTGCAAGTAATTGTCAACCAGCCTCTGCCACCCAGGAACTGA